The Bradyrhizobium sp. WBAH42 genome includes a window with the following:
- a CDS encoding glutathione S-transferase family protein: MLKFYFNGSPNPTKVALYLEESGLPFEPVKIDTRKGEQFTPEFLKINPNGKVPAIDDGGTIVFDSNAILLYLAEKAGKFLPSNRAELLSWLMFVASGVGPFSGQAVHFKHFAPKDQNHDYAHNRYQYETDRHYKVLDSHLEGRRYMVGDSYSIVDMALWGWARMVPFKLGDDAFARYPNVKRLFDEISARPAAARAIALKDKFTFKAEMDDEARANMFRHMTTKVA, encoded by the coding sequence ATGCTCAAGTTCTATTTCAATGGATCACCTAACCCGACCAAGGTCGCGCTCTATCTCGAAGAATCCGGCCTGCCTTTCGAGCCGGTGAAGATCGACACCCGCAAGGGCGAGCAGTTCACGCCGGAATTCCTCAAGATCAATCCGAACGGCAAGGTGCCGGCGATCGACGATGGCGGCACCATCGTGTTCGATTCGAACGCCATCCTGCTCTATCTCGCCGAGAAGGCCGGCAAATTCCTGCCCTCCAACCGCGCCGAATTGCTGTCGTGGCTGATGTTCGTCGCGAGCGGCGTCGGGCCCTTTTCCGGTCAGGCCGTGCACTTCAAGCATTTTGCACCGAAGGACCAGAACCACGACTACGCCCACAACCGCTATCAGTACGAGACCGACCGCCACTACAAGGTTCTCGACAGCCACCTCGAAGGCCGCCGCTACATGGTCGGCGACAGCTATTCGATCGTCGACATGGCGCTGTGGGGCTGGGCGCGGATGGTGCCGTTCAAGCTCGGCGACGACGCCTTTGCGCGATACCCGAACGTGAAGCGGCTGTTCGACGAGATCTCGGCGCGCCCGGCGGCGGCGCGCGCCATCGCCCTGAAGGACAAGTTCACCTTCAAGGCCGAGATGGACGACGAAGCGCGCGCCAACATGTTCAGGCACATGACGACCAAGGTGGCCTGA
- a CDS encoding methyl-accepting chemotaxis protein, translated as MPKFRLRIRGRLYAGFMALVAVGLVMAVVAVWNLRDVQDQVARQSALSDSTARVLEISAHLQAIQRANLRYVYDANESAMKEAQERETAATELLRVGAQGTLSEERRALYSGLIDDIAKMRRLRDNLGDAVNETRTGKATLLPSGEELATKTGKLVDVARAAVDEDTASLVADLESRILLVRIANWRFLALRDTQGPATFRASVDRAAQRLAALEKSPQAAELRAALAPVKTSLALYKSAFEATSAAMLQADEIYHKNLAPLIVDSIGKLKTTEATLKKDYRDSRNNAEAVLAGTTTVQEIAGILAILFGGIVAVLIARSIVGPLTSMTQAMGRLAGGNLEVEIPGRGKADEIGDMAKAIQVFKDNMIETERMRAEQTELEARQAESRKEDMARLADQFEQAVGEIVNTVSSASSELEASAGTLTTTAARAQDLSTGVASASQEASANVQAVASATEELSSSVSEIARQVQESARIATEAVGQASRTNERVGALSKAAARIGDVVELISTIAGQTNLLALNATIEAARAGEAGRGFAVVATEVKALAEQTARATGEIAQQVSGIQAATEESVGSIREISGTIERLSEISSTVAAAVEQQGAATQEISRNVQQAAQGTQLVSSNIGDVQRGASETGSASSQVLSAARSLSADSNRLKQEVAKFLSSVHAA; from the coding sequence ATGCCGAAATTTCGTTTGCGGATCAGGGGACGCCTGTACGCAGGCTTCATGGCCCTGGTGGCGGTCGGTCTCGTGATGGCGGTGGTTGCCGTCTGGAATTTGCGGGACGTGCAGGATCAGGTCGCAAGACAATCCGCCCTCTCGGACAGCACGGCGCGGGTGCTGGAAATATCGGCCCATCTGCAGGCGATTCAGCGCGCCAATTTGCGCTACGTCTACGACGCCAACGAATCCGCAATGAAGGAGGCGCAGGAGCGGGAAACCGCCGCGACCGAGCTGCTGCGGGTCGGCGCGCAGGGGACGCTGTCGGAGGAGCGGCGCGCGCTCTACAGCGGCCTGATCGACGACATCGCCAAAATGCGACGCCTGCGTGACAATCTCGGCGACGCCGTCAACGAGACGAGAACGGGCAAGGCGACGCTGCTGCCGAGCGGCGAGGAGCTGGCCACCAAGACGGGCAAGCTCGTCGACGTGGCGCGCGCCGCCGTCGATGAGGATACCGCTTCCCTCGTCGCCGATCTCGAATCCCGAATCCTGCTCGTGCGGATCGCAAACTGGCGTTTTCTGGCGCTGCGCGATACCCAGGGACCTGCGACCTTCAGGGCGAGCGTCGACAGGGCCGCGCAACGGCTCGCGGCGCTCGAGAAGAGCCCGCAGGCGGCGGAGCTGCGAGCTGCGCTCGCGCCGGTGAAGACTTCGCTCGCCCTCTACAAGTCGGCGTTCGAGGCGACGTCGGCCGCGATGCTTCAGGCCGACGAGATCTACCACAAGAACCTCGCGCCCCTCATCGTCGACAGCATCGGCAAGCTCAAGACCACGGAAGCCACGCTGAAGAAGGACTATCGGGACTCGCGGAACAATGCCGAAGCCGTGCTTGCGGGAACGACGACCGTTCAGGAGATCGCAGGCATCCTCGCCATCCTGTTCGGCGGCATCGTCGCCGTCCTGATCGCACGCAGCATCGTCGGTCCGCTGACCTCAATGACGCAGGCGATGGGGCGGCTTGCCGGCGGCAATCTCGAGGTCGAGATTCCCGGCCGCGGCAAGGCCGACGAGATCGGCGACATGGCCAAGGCGATCCAGGTGTTCAAGGACAACATGATCGAGACCGAGCGCATGCGCGCCGAGCAGACAGAGCTCGAGGCGCGGCAGGCCGAGAGCCGCAAGGAAGACATGGCCAGGCTCGCCGATCAGTTCGAGCAGGCGGTGGGCGAGATCGTCAACACGGTGTCGTCGGCATCGAGCGAGCTCGAAGCCTCCGCGGGCACGTTGACGACGACCGCCGCGCGGGCCCAGGACCTCTCGACGGGGGTCGCCAGCGCCTCGCAGGAGGCCTCGGCCAATGTGCAGGCGGTCGCCTCGGCGACCGAGGAGCTTTCCTCCTCGGTCTCCGAGATCGCCCGCCAGGTGCAGGAATCCGCCCGCATCGCCACCGAGGCTGTCGGTCAGGCGAGCCGGACCAACGAGCGCGTCGGCGCCCTCTCCAAGGCCGCCGCGCGGATCGGTGACGTCGTCGAGCTGATCAGCACCATCGCCGGCCAGACCAACCTCTTGGCGCTGAACGCCACGATCGAGGCGGCGCGTGCGGGCGAAGCCGGCCGCGGCTTTGCGGTGGTCGCGACCGAAGTCAAGGCGCTCGCCGAGCAGACGGCCAGGGCCACCGGCGAGATCGCCCAGCAGGTCTCCGGCATCCAGGCCGCGACCGAGGAGTCGGTCGGCTCGATCAGGGAGATCAGCGGCACCATCGAGCGGCTGTCGGAGATCTCGTCGACCGTCGCCGCCGCCGTGGAGCAGCAGGGCGCGGCGACGCAGGAGATCTCCCGCAACGTCCAGCAGGCGGCCCAGGGCACGCAGCTCGTCTCGTCCAATATCGGCGACGTGCAGCGCGGCGCCTCCGAGACGGGCTCGGCCTCCTCGCAGGTGCTGTCGGCGGCGCGTTCGCTCTCGGCCGACAGCAACCGGCTGAAGCAGGAAGTCGCCAAGTTCCTGAGCTCGGTCCACGCCGCCTGA
- a CDS encoding DUF1127 domain-containing protein, with translation MRLRREHARIHRQLAAMSERELLDFGMTRSEISYELKKPLRWT, from the coding sequence ATGCGGCTCCGGCGAGAGCACGCGCGGATTCATCGCCAGCTCGCCGCCATGAGCGAGCGGGAGCTTCTGGACTTCGGAATGACGCGGTCGGAGATTTCGTACGAGCTGAAGAAGCCTCTCCGATGGACATAG
- a CDS encoding nuclear transport factor 2 family protein: MNASANKKLLQDIFAAAANPDPAARDRALFTASLADDAKWVVTGQYSWSRTFAGKEAILKDLHGYVRTRLRDRTRTIAHRFIADGDIVVVEAKGDNVTPEGARYDNDYCLVFRLEDGKIREIREYCDSVLTEKALGPFPQAPARAAS; encoded by the coding sequence ATGAACGCGAGCGCCAACAAGAAACTGCTGCAGGATATCTTTGCCGCGGCCGCCAATCCCGATCCCGCCGCGCGCGACCGCGCCCTGTTCACCGCAAGTCTCGCCGACGACGCCAAATGGGTCGTGACCGGGCAATATTCCTGGTCGCGCACCTTTGCCGGCAAGGAGGCGATCCTCAAAGATCTGCACGGCTATGTCCGCACGCGCCTGCGCGACCGCACGCGTACCATCGCCCATCGCTTCATCGCCGATGGCGACATCGTCGTCGTGGAAGCCAAGGGCGACAACGTCACGCCCGAGGGTGCACGCTACGACAACGACTATTGCCTGGTGTTTCGCCTGGAGGACGGCAAGATCAGGGAGATCCGCGAGTACTGCGACTCGGTCCTGACCGAGAAGGCGCTCGGCCCGTTTCCGCAAGCTCCCGCGAGGGCAGCGAGCTGA
- a CDS encoding LysR family transcriptional regulator — protein MNLHSLDLNLLTALDALLREANVSRAAMRIGLSQPATSHALQRLRDIFGDPLLVRTGARMELTLRAQALRAPLAQALDQVRGLFVPDDFDAARSERQFRLMMPDLAVELLMPKLMAKVTRLAPNVRIDVVPWRGPAIFHAEFARTIDLVISIGNAFKGFHRQLLYTDSDALAVRRGHPLAAKLKRRETFLAARHVGVIIRGQQEDLIDTWLRAKGIERHVSLVVSGYLEALHVAARTDLVAFVPRRLIAALSQQLGVVAVTPPLDPGIDEQFMFHPTRAQMDPGSIWLRRLMLETGRELEQARRKLP, from the coding sequence ATGAATTTGCATTCGCTCGACCTCAACCTGTTGACCGCGCTCGACGCATTGCTGCGCGAGGCCAATGTCAGCCGCGCGGCCATGAGGATCGGCCTGTCCCAGCCGGCGACGAGCCACGCGTTGCAGCGCCTGCGCGACATCTTCGGTGATCCGCTGCTGGTGCGCACGGGCGCACGAATGGAGCTGACGCTCCGGGCCCAGGCCCTGCGCGCACCGCTGGCGCAGGCGCTCGACCAGGTGCGCGGGCTGTTCGTGCCTGACGACTTCGATGCCGCGCGCAGCGAGCGGCAATTCCGTCTGATGATGCCGGATCTCGCGGTCGAGCTGTTGATGCCGAAGTTGATGGCGAAAGTCACGCGCCTTGCCCCCAACGTCCGCATCGACGTGGTGCCGTGGCGGGGACCGGCGATCTTCCACGCCGAGTTCGCCCGCACCATCGACCTCGTGATCTCGATCGGCAATGCCTTCAAGGGCTTTCACCGGCAATTGCTCTATACCGACAGCGATGCGCTTGCGGTCCGGCGCGGCCACCCCCTGGCCGCGAAGCTGAAGCGGCGCGAGACCTTCCTCGCCGCGCGCCATGTCGGAGTCATCATCCGCGGCCAGCAGGAGGACCTGATCGACACTTGGCTGCGAGCCAAGGGCATCGAGCGGCACGTTTCGCTGGTGGTGTCAGGGTATCTCGAAGCGCTGCACGTCGCCGCGCGCACCGATCTCGTCGCCTTCGTGCCGCGCCGGCTGATCGCCGCGCTGTCGCAGCAGCTCGGCGTCGTCGCGGTGACGCCGCCGCTCGATCCTGGGATCGACGAGCAGTTCATGTTCCATCCGACGCGCGCGCAGATGGATCCCGGCTCGATCTGGCTGCGGCGGCTGATGCTGGAGACCGGGCGGGAGCTGGAGCAAGCCAGGCGGAAGCTCCCGTAG
- a CDS encoding glutathione S-transferase family protein gives MLKLYYATGTCALATYITLEEAGADYTAERLSFKDNQQNSPDYLAINPKGRVPALVTDRGVLTETPAMLAYLAQTFPKAKLAPLDDPFDFAQVQSFNSYLCSTVHINHAHKMRGARWATEESSFADMKAMVPKTMAACFKLIEQKMFRGPWVMGDQYTVCDPYLYTLSTWLEGDSVDINATPRIADHFKRMTDRPAVSKVMAAQKA, from the coding sequence ATGCTCAAGCTCTACTACGCCACCGGCACCTGCGCGCTCGCCACCTACATCACCCTGGAAGAGGCCGGCGCCGACTACACCGCCGAACGGCTGAGCTTCAAGGACAACCAGCAGAACAGCCCGGACTATCTCGCGATCAACCCGAAGGGCCGGGTGCCGGCGCTGGTCACCGACCGCGGCGTGCTGACCGAGACGCCGGCGATGCTGGCCTATCTCGCGCAAACCTTCCCCAAGGCGAAGCTCGCGCCGCTCGACGATCCCTTCGACTTCGCGCAGGTGCAGTCGTTCAACTCCTATCTCTGCTCGACCGTTCACATCAACCACGCCCACAAGATGCGCGGCGCGCGCTGGGCGACGGAGGAGAGCTCGTTCGCCGACATGAAGGCGATGGTGCCGAAGACCATGGCCGCCTGCTTCAAGCTGATCGAGCAGAAGATGTTTCGAGGCCCCTGGGTGATGGGCGATCAATACACGGTCTGCGATCCCTATCTCTACACGCTCTCGACCTGGCTCGAAGGCGACAGCGTCGACATCAATGCGACGCCGAGGATCGCCGATCACTTCAAGCGCATGACCGATCGTCCCGCGGTGAGCAAGGTGATGGCGGCGCAGAAGGCGTAA
- a CDS encoding flavin-dependent oxidoreductase: MTVLIAGGGIGGLTLALSLHQIGVPVKVFESVAELKPLGVGINVLPHAVRELIELGLLDKLDASGVRTRELAYFSKHGKPIWSEPRGLEAGYKWPQFSIHRGTLQQILLDTAVDRLGRDNILTSHHLTGWTETAGGVRADFVDRATGKATGTYEGAILIAADGIHSAAREKLYPNEGPPIWNGRILWRGVTAAKAFLTGRTMIMAGHEILKFVCYPISKEPDAAGNHLINWVAERHMPPTYQWRREDYNRTARLEEFLPWFESWTFDWLDVPALIRNCPHAYEYPLVDRDPVSQWTFGKVTLMGDAAHPMYPIGSNGASQAILDARVITREILAHGPTQAALLAYEAERRPATTDLVLLNRKNGPEQVMQLVEERAPDGYNVVTDVLSQQELEDIAANYKRVAGFQVEALNAKPPIVSKDARLKA; the protein is encoded by the coding sequence ATGACCGTACTCATCGCCGGTGGCGGCATCGGCGGGCTCACGCTTGCGCTCAGCCTACATCAAATCGGCGTTCCCGTGAAAGTGTTCGAGAGCGTCGCGGAACTGAAGCCGCTCGGCGTCGGCATCAATGTGCTGCCGCATGCGGTGCGCGAGCTGATCGAGCTCGGCCTGCTGGACAAGCTGGACGCCAGCGGCGTGCGGACGCGCGAGCTCGCCTATTTCTCCAAGCACGGCAAGCCGATCTGGAGCGAGCCGCGCGGCCTCGAGGCCGGATACAAATGGCCGCAATTCTCGATCCATCGTGGCACGCTCCAGCAGATCCTGCTCGACACCGCGGTCGATCGGCTCGGCCGTGACAACATCCTCACCAGCCATCATCTGACCGGCTGGACCGAGACGGCGGGCGGCGTGCGCGCCGACTTCGTCGACAGGGCGACTGGCAAGGCGACCGGCACTTACGAAGGCGCAATCCTGATCGCCGCCGACGGCATCCATTCCGCCGCGCGCGAAAAGCTCTATCCGAACGAAGGCCCGCCGATCTGGAACGGCCGCATCCTCTGGCGCGGCGTCACGGCGGCAAAGGCCTTCCTGACGGGCCGCACCATGATCATGGCCGGCCACGAGATCCTGAAATTCGTCTGCTATCCGATCTCGAAAGAACCGGATGCGGCGGGCAACCACCTCATCAACTGGGTCGCCGAGCGGCACATGCCGCCGACCTATCAGTGGCGGCGCGAGGACTACAACCGCACCGCGCGGCTGGAAGAGTTCCTGCCCTGGTTCGAAAGCTGGACGTTCGACTGGCTCGACGTGCCCGCCCTGATCAGGAACTGCCCGCACGCCTATGAATATCCGCTGGTGGACCGCGATCCGGTGTCGCAATGGACCTTCGGCAAGGTCACGCTGATGGGCGATGCCGCGCATCCGATGTACCCGATCGGCTCGAACGGCGCCTCGCAAGCGATCCTCGACGCGCGCGTCATCACCCGCGAGATCCTGGCGCACGGCCCGACGCAGGCGGCACTGCTCGCCTATGAAGCCGAGCGGCGTCCCGCGACGACTGACCTCGTCCTGCTCAACCGCAAGAACGGCCCCGAGCAGGTGATGCAGCTGGTCGAGGAGCGCGCGCCTGATGGCTACAACGTGGTCACCGACGTCTTGTCGCAGCAGGAGCTGGAAGACATCGCCGCCAACTACAAGCGCGTCGCAGGCTTCCAGGTCGAGGCGCTGAATGCGAAGCCGCCGATCGTGAGCAAGGACGCACGCCTGAAGGCATGA
- a CDS encoding PaaI family thioesterase has protein sequence MVKTALDNLRRPPCAELLGWRLLDARPEEGWIKLAFEGKPEFCNPAGFIQGGMLSAMLDDTMGPAVLVMSEGRLYTTTISMTVNFLSPAKPGPIIGEARVTQLGKTIAFVEAKLMAEDGTVLATASASERLLEAARVVGK, from the coding sequence ATGGTCAAGACCGCGCTCGATAACTTACGTAGGCCCCCATGTGCCGAGCTGCTCGGCTGGCGCCTGCTCGATGCGCGTCCCGAGGAGGGCTGGATCAAGCTCGCCTTCGAGGGCAAGCCGGAATTCTGCAACCCCGCGGGCTTCATCCAGGGCGGCATGCTCTCGGCCATGCTCGACGACACCATGGGTCCGGCGGTGCTGGTGATGAGCGAGGGCCGGCTCTACACCACCACCATCAGCATGACCGTGAATTTTCTCAGCCCCGCAAAGCCCGGCCCGATCATCGGCGAAGCCAGGGTGACGCAGCTCGGCAAGACCATCGCCTTCGTCGAAGCCAAGCTGATGGCAGAGGACGGCACCGTGCTGGCGACGGCCAGCGCCAGCGAGCGCCTGCTGGAGGCGGCGAGGGTGGTCGGTAAATAG
- the mutY gene encoding A/G-specific adenine glycosylase, whose product MLSTTARKKEQNTASSSARPLALLQWYDRHRRRLPWRAAPGEASDPYRVWLSEIMLQQTTVKAVGPYFEKFVARWPDVTALGRASQDDVLRMWAGLGYYSRARNLHACAIAVTREHGGVFPDTEEGLRALPGIGPYTAAAIAAIAFDRRTMPVDGNIERVVSRLFAVEEELPQAKPLIQQLAATLLADSRAGDSAQALMDLGASICTPKKPACSLCPLNEDCTARAQGTQETFPRKAPKKSGTLRRGAAFVVTRGDELLVRSRPEKGLLGGMTEVPGSDWLAGQDDAMAKQQAPELKGLSRWQRKVGVVTHVFTHFPLELVVYTAKAEARTRSPEGMRWVPIATLAGEALPNVMRKVIAHGLGL is encoded by the coding sequence ATGCTCTCCACGACTGCGCGCAAGAAGGAACAGAATACGGCGTCATCGTCGGCGCGCCCGCTCGCGCTCCTGCAATGGTACGACCGCCATCGCCGCCGACTGCCCTGGCGCGCCGCGCCGGGCGAGGCGTCCGATCCCTACCGCGTGTGGCTGTCCGAGATCATGCTCCAGCAGACCACGGTGAAGGCGGTCGGCCCCTATTTCGAAAAGTTCGTCGCGCGCTGGCCAGACGTCACCGCGCTGGGACGCGCCTCGCAGGACGACGTGCTGCGGATGTGGGCCGGGCTCGGATATTATTCGCGCGCACGCAACCTCCATGCCTGCGCGATCGCTGTGACGCGCGAGCATGGCGGCGTGTTTCCGGATACCGAGGAGGGGCTGCGCGCGCTGCCGGGGATCGGGCCCTATACGGCGGCGGCAATCGCGGCAATCGCGTTCGACCGCCGCACCATGCCGGTCGATGGCAATATCGAGCGCGTGGTGTCGCGTCTGTTCGCCGTCGAGGAGGAGCTGCCGCAAGCCAAGCCGCTCATCCAGCAACTCGCCGCGACGCTGCTGGCGGATTCTCGCGCCGGCGACAGTGCGCAGGCGCTGATGGATCTCGGCGCCTCGATCTGCACGCCGAAGAAGCCGGCCTGCTCGCTGTGTCCGTTGAACGAGGACTGCACGGCGCGCGCGCAAGGCACCCAGGAGACGTTCCCACGCAAGGCGCCGAAGAAGAGCGGGACGCTCAGGCGCGGCGCCGCTTTCGTGGTCACGCGCGGCGACGAGTTGCTCGTCCGCTCGCGGCCCGAAAAGGGCCTGCTCGGCGGCATGACGGAGGTGCCGGGCTCGGACTGGCTCGCCGGCCAGGACGATGCGATGGCGAAGCAGCAGGCGCCGGAGCTGAAGGGATTGTCACGCTGGCAGCGCAAGGTGGGCGTCGTCACCCATGTCTTCACGCATTTCCCGCTCGAGTTGGTGGTCTACACCGCGAAGGCGGAAGCCCGCACCCGCTCCCCTGAGGGCATGCGCTGGGTGCCGATCGCAACGTTAGCGGGCGAAGCGCTGCCGAACGTGATGCGCAAGGTCATCGCGCATGGTTTGGGTCTCTAG
- a CDS encoding type II toxin-antitoxin system RelE/ParE family toxin — protein MIQSFANSETELIWSGRRSRKLPPDIQNVALRKLRLLNQARVLADLRVPPGNRLEALKANREGQHSVRINDQWRICFVWDEGGPRDVEIVDYH, from the coding sequence ATGATCCAGAGCTTCGCCAACTCCGAGACAGAGTTGATCTGGTCCGGTCGGCGAAGTCGAAAACTGCCGCCCGACATTCAGAATGTGGCTTTGCGAAAGCTGCGCTTGTTGAACCAGGCGCGGGTGTTGGCGGATCTTAGGGTTCCTCCGGGCAATCGGCTGGAAGCCCTGAAAGCCAACCGCGAAGGTCAGCACTCGGTCCGGATCAACGATCAGTGGCGCATCTGTTTTGTTTGGGATGAAGGAGGACCGAGAGATGTCGAAATCGTCGACTACCACTAG